In Pelorhabdus rhamnosifermentans, one genomic interval encodes:
- the selD gene encoding selenide, water dikinase SelD: MIKLTKFTKNGGCAGKLGPEILAQVLRPLPKQKSANLLVGLDTSDDAGVYQLNDETALIQTVDFFSPMVDDPYTFGQIAATNSLSDIYAMGGRPLTALNIVGFPICALDPDVLTAILRGGYDKAMEAGALIVGGHTVENGDPKYGLSVTGIVHPTKVLTNAGAHPQDKLILTKSLGTGILTTAAKAELFSTGVAAAIQNMTTLNKTAAQVAQDFPIHACTDITGFGLLGHVSELVTASHVQAEIWSHSLPLLPEAAEAASMGLIPTGAYNNRHYLTNVTFEPSVPENIRDICFDPQTSGGLLFSLPTDQAESFVTSLHSQGVTQAVIIGQLNASEAGTIHVN; the protein is encoded by the coding sequence ATGATTAAACTTACGAAATTCACCAAAAATGGTGGCTGCGCCGGAAAACTTGGACCAGAGATTCTAGCGCAAGTCCTCCGTCCCTTGCCAAAACAGAAAAGTGCTAACTTGCTCGTTGGTCTGGACACATCGGATGATGCTGGTGTATATCAATTAAACGATGAGACAGCCCTCATACAGACAGTCGATTTTTTTAGCCCCATGGTGGACGATCCCTATACATTTGGGCAAATCGCTGCAACCAATAGTCTCAGCGATATTTACGCCATGGGAGGCAGGCCACTTACGGCACTGAATATTGTAGGCTTTCCCATCTGCGCACTAGATCCCGATGTACTCACAGCCATCCTGCGCGGCGGCTATGATAAGGCAATGGAAGCAGGTGCACTCATTGTCGGCGGCCATACGGTCGAGAATGGCGATCCGAAATATGGACTGAGTGTAACAGGAATCGTCCATCCAACGAAGGTACTGACAAACGCTGGTGCCCATCCGCAAGACAAATTGATTTTAACCAAATCACTCGGTACAGGCATCCTCACAACAGCTGCCAAAGCTGAGCTCTTTTCAACAGGCGTAGCAGCAGCCATTCAAAATATGACGACACTCAATAAAACAGCGGCCCAGGTGGCCCAAGATTTTCCTATTCATGCTTGTACAGACATCACCGGATTTGGCCTGCTCGGCCATGTCTCTGAACTTGTCACAGCCAGCCATGTTCAAGCCGAAATTTGGAGTCATTCCCTGCCGCTGCTTCCTGAAGCCGCTGAAGCAGCCTCCATGGGACTCATCCCAACTGGAGCCTACAACAATCGCCATTATTTAACGAATGTAACTTTTGAGCCTTCCGTACCGGAAAATATTCGCGATATTTGTTTTGACCCACAAACTTCCGGCGGCTTGCTGTTTAGTCTGCCAACGGACCAAGCGGAATCCTTTGTCACAAGTCTTCACAGTCAAGGTGTCACCCAAGCAGTCATCATTGGTCAACTGAACGCCTCCGAAGCAGGTACGATTCATGTAAACTAA
- a CDS encoding Gx transporter family protein codes for MTNRKIIHLALLVSMAGVLHFIETILPIPLPIPGFKLGLANIITLFVIVVYGLREALIVSFLRTTLGTLMAGSLFSLPFLMGLAGAVAACLIMYVVFHRFTPLFSLIGVSVLGAVGHNAMQLLIAMAVLNLTDLIFYFPYLVLFAVGTGTITGLIIAGVLRKLPLALWGVPLPKI; via the coding sequence ATGACCAATCGAAAAATCATTCATTTAGCCCTTCTGGTCTCCATGGCTGGCGTGTTGCATTTTATTGAAACGATTTTGCCCATTCCGCTACCTATTCCCGGTTTTAAATTGGGGTTAGCCAACATCATTACCTTGTTTGTCATTGTTGTGTACGGATTGCGTGAAGCTCTTATCGTGTCTTTCTTACGTACAACCTTAGGAACCCTTATGGCGGGTTCTTTGTTTAGCCTGCCCTTTCTTATGGGATTAGCTGGCGCTGTTGCTGCCTGCTTGATAATGTACGTAGTTTTTCATCGCTTTACGCCGCTTTTTTCACTTATTGGCGTGAGCGTTCTTGGGGCCGTCGGACATAATGCTATGCAATTATTGATTGCTATGGCTGTTTTAAATTTGACTGATCTAATTTTTTATTTTCCTTACTTGGTGCTTTTTGCTGTTGGGACGGGAACGATTACTGGACTGATCATCGCAGGTGTACTTCGAAAACTGCCTCTGGCCTTATGGGGAGTGCCGCTGCCCAAGATTTAG
- a CDS encoding FAD:protein FMN transferase, whose translation MNVRVILKSLGVLCFALFFSGCMTAPKPYEQTAFALDTVIDITAYGPNAEEAVQKSLNEMTRLESLLSNYQENSEITAINKQAGGPAVSISLETEQVLQQALRYATVTNGAFDPTIGPIVELWGIGKKDDFVPSDAEISAALKHVNYHRLELDTTKHTARLLDKGMSIDVGGVAKGYILDHMEAILKAEGIQSALLNGGGDIRVIGNKPDGTPWRIGLQNPRDTEGISAKISLDKWNDIETSGDYQRFFDRDGVRYHHIFDPKTGKPTHTLSSASTVLREGMEDFPSNALLVLGKEQSLELLKQFPGIEAIFVDLDGNVSYTPGLAGSIETDR comes from the coding sequence ATGAATGTTCGAGTGATACTAAAAAGCTTAGGGGTGCTATGTTTTGCCCTTTTTTTTTCCGGCTGTATGACAGCACCTAAGCCATATGAGCAGACAGCTTTTGCCTTAGATACAGTCATTGATATTACAGCTTATGGGCCGAATGCCGAAGAAGCAGTGCAAAAATCGCTGAATGAAATGACACGCTTAGAGTCCTTGTTAAGTAATTATCAGGAAAATAGTGAGATTACAGCTATTAATAAACAAGCGGGTGGCCCTGCCGTTTCGATTAGTCTTGAAACTGAGCAGGTTTTACAGCAAGCTTTACGTTATGCAACGGTGACAAACGGGGCTTTTGATCCAACCATTGGACCCATTGTGGAATTATGGGGGATTGGTAAAAAGGATGATTTTGTTCCCAGTGATGCCGAAATTTCCGCTGCTTTAAAGCACGTGAATTATCATCGTTTAGAACTTGATACAACAAAACATACGGCTCGTTTGCTTGATAAAGGCATGTCCATTGATGTAGGCGGTGTCGCCAAGGGCTATATTTTAGACCATATGGAAGCTATTTTAAAAGCAGAAGGTATTCAATCGGCTTTGCTCAATGGCGGCGGTGATATCCGGGTCATTGGCAATAAACCCGATGGAACTCCCTGGCGGATTGGCCTGCAAAACCCTCGGGATACGGAAGGTATTTCCGCTAAGATTTCCCTTGATAAATGGAATGATATTGAAACATCAGGAGATTATCAGCGTTTTTTTGATCGTGATGGCGTGCGGTATCATCATATTTTTGATCCAAAAACAGGCAAACCCACGCATACCTTGTCTTCGGCAAGTACAGTTTTGCGTGAAGGGATGGAAGATTTTCCATCGAATGCCCTTCTTGTGCTGGGTAAAGAACAATCATTGGAGTTACTCAAGCAATTTCCAGGAATTGAGGCCATTTTTGTCGATCTTGATGGCAATGTGTCCTATACCCCCGGACTTGCTGGTAGTATTGAGACAGATAGGTGA
- a CDS encoding RnfABCDGE type electron transport complex subunit G: MAHGNDSILKSGGNLAMACILSGAVIAGTYAITAPVAAEQAVNQKAKAMRELVPDGQKFEPIAGKTDWYSVLKDGKTIAYVVPAEGKGYGGSIKMVAAVTPDGKAIDYKILSHNETPGLGDNATKDQFRKQFKGKAAADLTVVKTPTDKNIQALTGATITSKAVTLSIQKAVEEVMQYTSNK; this comes from the coding sequence ATGGCACACGGTAACGATAGTATATTGAAAAGTGGCGGAAATCTGGCTATGGCCTGTATTCTGTCAGGCGCCGTTATTGCTGGTACTTACGCTATAACAGCTCCTGTTGCGGCTGAACAGGCTGTGAATCAAAAGGCTAAAGCCATGCGGGAACTTGTTCCCGATGGACAAAAGTTTGAGCCTATCGCTGGAAAAACGGATTGGTATTCTGTGCTTAAAGACGGTAAAACCATTGCTTATGTTGTTCCTGCCGAAGGAAAGGGTTATGGCGGTTCTATTAAAATGGTAGCTGCGGTTACACCTGATGGTAAAGCCATTGACTATAAGATCTTATCTCATAATGAAACACCAGGGCTTGGCGATAATGCGACGAAAGATCAATTTCGTAAGCAGTTTAAGGGAAAAGCAGCTGCTGATTTGACAGTAGTCAAAACGCCAACAGATAAAAATATCCAAGCGCTTACGGGTGCTACAATTACTTCCAAGGCAGTTACGTTAAGTATTCAAAAAGCCGTGGAAGAGGTTATGCAATATACATCTAATAAGTAA
- a CDS encoding electron transport complex protein RnfA, with protein MTEVAEYFTLFMGAVIVNNFVLTRFLGLCIFFGVSKNLNASIGMGMAVTSVMTLSSMLAWAIYNFVLAPYHLTFLTTVVFVVLIASFVQLLEIIIKKFVPTLYNLWGIYLVLIATNCIVLAVPLIISESAYSFSKSVVFAIGSGAGFALAIILMASLREKLQYADVPKSIDGLGIAFILAGLLALSFFGFSGMIPL; from the coding sequence ATGACGGAAGTAGCTGAATATTTTACACTCTTTATGGGTGCTGTTATTGTGAATAACTTTGTTTTAACTCGTTTCTTGGGACTCTGTATTTTCTTTGGTGTATCCAAGAATCTCAATGCCTCTATTGGTATGGGCATGGCTGTTACTTCAGTTATGACGCTCAGTTCCATGCTTGCCTGGGCTATTTATAATTTTGTTTTGGCTCCTTATCATTTGACTTTTTTAACAACCGTTGTATTTGTTGTATTGATTGCCAGCTTTGTTCAATTGCTGGAAATCATTATTAAAAAATTTGTTCCTACTTTATACAACCTGTGGGGCATTTATCTTGTGTTAATTGCCACGAATTGCATTGTACTTGCAGTGCCACTGATCATTTCTGAGTCCGCTTATAGCTTTTCTAAATCTGTTGTATTTGCCATTGGTTCAGGTGCCGGTTTTGCCTTGGCGATTATCTTAATGGCGAGTCTCAGGGAAAAACTCCAATACGCGGATGTACCGAAATCAATTGATGGTCTGGGCATTGCCTTTATTTTAGCTGGCTTACTGGCTCTCTCATTTTTTGGATTTTCCGGTATGATTCCATTATAA
- the rnfB gene encoding RnfABCDGE type electron transport complex subunit B has translation MNTSILILLVMAALGITFGLILAFANKKFAIEVNPLIHIVEDVLPKGQCGACGYAGCMAYAEAVVTNPDVPPNMCVPGKAVVAARVAELTGKKAEEVEPRVARIMCSGGLEQAKRSYEYKGVQTCAAANVLFGGPKSCAYGCLGFGDCVATCPFGAMTLGENHLPQIDKEKCTGCGACQKVCPKQVIDLTPLTANVHVSCKSLAKGAEVRKICTVGCLSCTLCMRQCTHDAIKMVNNLPVVDHSKCVECTEAKCVEKCPTKAIHLIRQAAGEPPVVKAPAQAQPM, from the coding sequence ATGAATACGTCCATCCTAATTTTGCTGGTTATGGCGGCGTTAGGGATTACTTTTGGTTTGATCCTCGCTTTTGCCAATAAAAAATTTGCAATCGAGGTCAACCCGTTGATTCACATTGTCGAAGATGTTTTGCCAAAGGGACAATGTGGTGCTTGCGGTTATGCTGGTTGTATGGCTTATGCCGAAGCAGTTGTCACGAATCCTGACGTTCCGCCGAATATGTGTGTACCTGGTAAAGCAGTTGTAGCTGCACGTGTTGCCGAACTGACTGGAAAAAAAGCGGAAGAAGTTGAACCGCGTGTAGCAAGAATCATGTGCAGTGGCGGTCTTGAACAGGCCAAACGCAGTTATGAATATAAAGGGGTCCAAACGTGTGCGGCTGCCAATGTGTTATTTGGCGGGCCGAAAAGTTGTGCCTATGGCTGTTTGGGTTTTGGTGATTGCGTAGCCACTTGTCCTTTTGGTGCTATGACACTTGGGGAGAATCATTTGCCTCAAATTGATAAAGAAAAATGCACAGGCTGCGGCGCTTGCCAAAAAGTTTGTCCGAAACAGGTTATTGATCTGACACCACTTACAGCGAATGTTCATGTCAGCTGTAAATCGTTAGCCAAAGGTGCCGAGGTACGTAAGATCTGTACTGTTGGTTGCTTAAGCTGTACCTTATGTATGCGTCAATGTACACATGACGCCATTAAGATGGTGAATAATTTACCTGTTGTTGATCATAGTAAGTGTGTTGAATGTACGGAAGCAAAATGTGTTGAAAAGTGTCCAACGAAAGCCATTCATCTGATTCGTCAAGCTGCCGGGGAGCCTCCTGTTGTGAAAGCACCCGCTCAGGCACAGCCAATGTGA
- a CDS encoding NusG domain II-containing protein, translating to MLTWGDRILIALLVICSLAGIALPFFSQSAAAQSEAVISVAGKVVKTVKLDGHQEQLTIDGDSGYNIVQIEGKQVRVIESNCPDQLCVKQGWISRSPQQIVCLPNRIVVKIIHGKSSDVDTIMR from the coding sequence GTGTTGACCTGGGGTGATAGAATATTAATTGCTCTCTTAGTTATTTGCTCATTGGCAGGGATTGCCTTGCCATTTTTTTCTCAGTCTGCTGCGGCCCAGTCGGAAGCCGTGATTTCCGTAGCCGGAAAAGTTGTTAAAACGGTGAAACTTGATGGACATCAAGAACAGCTTACTATTGACGGTGACAGCGGTTATAATATTGTGCAGATTGAAGGCAAGCAAGTTCGTGTGATTGAGTCGAATTGTCCAGATCAACTCTGTGTAAAGCAAGGTTGGATTAGCCGGTCGCCGCAGCAGATTGTTTGTTTGCCCAATCGGATTGTTGTAAAAATAATCCATGGGAAGTCCAGCGATGTAGATACCATTATGCGCTAA
- the rsxE gene encoding electron transport complex subunit RsxE, translating to MSLWQIFYKGLFDQNPIFRLALSLCPALAVTSTALNGLAMGLSVLFVITANNTVVSIFRHHINPTVRVPVFITIIATLVTVVQLSLAAYFPDLYKALGIYLALIVVFAIILARAEVFAMKNGVIPSFFDGLGMGTGFAGAMVLIGVIRELFGTGSVFGMQVFGAWYNPALIVILPPGGFLVIGLLIGIFNLMEESQNRRREQKAKEQSSIGTAALRGDAS from the coding sequence GTGAGTCTCTGGCAAATCTTTTACAAAGGCTTATTTGACCAAAACCCGATTTTTCGGCTAGCGCTCAGTTTATGTCCGGCGCTTGCTGTGACAAGTACGGCTTTAAATGGCTTGGCAATGGGGCTTTCAGTATTATTCGTTATTACGGCCAATAATACGGTAGTTTCGATTTTTCGCCATCACATTAATCCGACTGTGCGGGTACCAGTATTTATTACCATCATTGCTACACTAGTAACGGTAGTGCAACTTTCACTTGCTGCCTATTTTCCTGATTTATATAAAGCCTTAGGCATTTATTTGGCATTGATTGTTGTTTTTGCTATTATCTTAGCACGTGCTGAAGTTTTTGCCATGAAAAATGGTGTGATTCCGTCTTTCTTTGATGGACTTGGCATGGGAACCGGATTCGCAGGTGCCATGGTTTTAATTGGCGTTATTCGTGAGTTATTTGGCACGGGTTCAGTTTTTGGCATGCAAGTATTTGGTGCATGGTACAATCCGGCATTAATTGTTATTTTGCCACCTGGAGGATTTCTTGTTATTGGTCTTTTAATCGGTATTTTTAATCTGATGGAAGAATCTCAGAATCGTCGCCGTGAACAAAAGGCCAAAGAACAATCATCAATCGGCACAGCCGCATTGCGAGGTGATGCATCATGA
- the recQ gene encoding DNA helicase RecQ, with protein sequence MLEKARKILQKYYGYRDFRPGQADIIQSLLTGQDTVAIMPTGAGKSLCFQLPALLLPGITIVISPLISLMKDQVDMLESLGIPATFINSSLTANEVNERIESAKLGRYKLLYVAPERLESEAFQFLMKTLDISLLAIDEAHCISQWGHDFRPSYRAVGPFVARLAKRPVVGAFTATATEKVKQDMIELLVLRKPAIYFTGFDRPNLLFTVMRGENKQDFVLHYLAAHKNESGIIYASTRKEVDHLYTLLHKKGYVVGKYHAGLSDEERRKNQEVFIRDDMNIMVATNAFGMGIDKSDVRYVIHYNMPKNMESYYQEAGRAGRDGEPSECILLFGAQDVLLQKFLIEQTVGDSERKANEFGKLQAMVDYCHTPNCLRQYILAYFGEKMANAECGNCSNCQDDAELTDITIDAQKVFSCVLRMKERYGVNLIADVLKGSKNKKVLQQNFDELTVYGILRSDSLQDIRDLINRLIATGYLALTESEYPIVQITDSATHVLRGDTKVWQKTPKRPQKVTADNSLFELLRTLRKKIADEGKVPPYVVFADSTLKEMCESLPLDRQALRLIKGVGETKLERYGDDFLQVLQQYAAENPSVPAAKTEAKVPAVPIEPSDTIPSHIVTLNMYQSGLSLKKIAMERQLKELTVQDHLMRCSLEGYDIDWTPLIPAQYEALILQKINELGAEKLRPLKEALPDEIDYAAIKATICKYQNTLGRK encoded by the coding sequence ATGTTAGAAAAAGCACGAAAAATTTTACAAAAATATTATGGTTACCGCGATTTTCGGCCTGGTCAGGCGGATATTATTCAAAGTCTATTGACAGGCCAGGATACAGTGGCCATTATGCCGACGGGTGCTGGAAAATCCTTGTGTTTTCAGCTGCCTGCCTTGCTGCTGCCTGGCATAACGATTGTCATTTCACCGCTCATTTCGTTGATGAAGGATCAAGTGGACATGCTGGAAAGTCTAGGAATTCCGGCGACTTTTATTAATAGTTCTTTAACAGCGAATGAAGTAAATGAACGCATTGAAAGTGCTAAGTTAGGGCGCTACAAATTGTTATATGTTGCACCGGAGCGTTTAGAATCAGAGGCTTTTCAGTTTCTCATGAAAACCTTGGATATATCTCTTCTTGCCATTGATGAAGCTCACTGTATTTCACAGTGGGGCCATGATTTCAGGCCCAGCTATCGGGCGGTAGGTCCCTTTGTTGCCCGTCTTGCGAAGCGGCCTGTTGTGGGTGCTTTTACAGCTACAGCCACAGAAAAGGTTAAGCAAGATATGATTGAACTCTTAGTGCTAAGAAAACCAGCTATTTATTTTACTGGTTTTGACCGGCCCAATTTATTGTTTACGGTCATGCGTGGCGAAAATAAGCAGGATTTTGTTTTACATTATCTAGCTGCTCATAAGAATGAATCAGGGATTATTTATGCATCAACGCGTAAAGAAGTGGATCACTTATATACACTTTTGCATAAGAAAGGCTACGTTGTTGGTAAATATCATGCCGGTCTTAGCGATGAGGAGCGCCGAAAAAATCAGGAAGTCTTTATTCGTGATGACATGAACATTATGGTGGCTACCAATGCTTTCGGCATGGGGATTGATAAATCAGATGTGCGGTATGTCATTCATTACAATATGCCAAAGAATATGGAATCTTACTATCAAGAGGCTGGCAGGGCCGGCCGTGACGGCGAGCCGAGTGAATGTATTTTGCTATTCGGTGCGCAAGACGTTTTGCTGCAAAAATTTCTCATTGAACAAACTGTCGGGGACTCTGAGCGCAAAGCCAATGAATTTGGCAAACTGCAAGCCATGGTGGACTATTGCCATACACCCAATTGTTTGCGTCAGTATATTTTAGCCTACTTTGGCGAGAAAATGGCAAACGCTGAATGTGGCAACTGTAGCAATTGCCAGGATGACGCGGAACTCACGGATATTACCATTGATGCGCAAAAGGTATTTTCCTGTGTGCTTCGTATGAAAGAGCGCTATGGTGTGAACTTAATTGCCGATGTGCTCAAGGGATCAAAAAATAAAAAAGTTTTGCAGCAAAATTTTGATGAATTAACTGTTTATGGAATTCTCCGCTCCGATAGCCTGCAAGATATTAGAGACTTGATTAATCGGTTGATTGCTACAGGTTATTTGGCTCTGACGGAAAGTGAATATCCTATCGTTCAGATAACAGATTCTGCCACTCATGTCTTACGTGGAGATACGAAAGTATGGCAAAAAACGCCGAAACGACCGCAAAAAGTTACAGCAGATAATTCTTTGTTTGAATTGCTCCGAACCTTGCGTAAGAAAATTGCTGATGAAGGAAAAGTGCCGCCTTATGTGGTATTTGCCGATAGTACACTCAAAGAAATGTGTGAAAGCTTGCCACTCGATAGACAAGCCTTGCGTTTAATCAAGGGGGTGGGTGAAACGAAACTTGAACGTTATGGTGATGATTTTTTGCAAGTCCTTCAGCAATATGCTGCCGAGAATCCAAGTGTGCCAGCGGCTAAGACGGAGGCGAAAGTTCCGGCAGTTCCTATTGAGCCGTCTGATACAATTCCCAGTCACATCGTAACATTAAATATGTATCAGTCAGGATTATCACTCAAAAAAATTGCAATGGAGCGTCAGCTCAAAGAACTGACTGTGCAAGATCATTTAATGCGCTGCAGTTTGGAAGGCTACGATATTGACTGGACGCCGCTTATTCCAGCTCAGTATGAAGCCCTCATTCTTCAGAAGATCAATGAACTCGGGGCCGAGAAGTTGAGGCCCTTAAAGGAAGCATTGCCTGATGAAATCGATTATGCCGCCATTAAAGCAACGATTTGTAAATATCAGAACACTCTAGGGCGTAAGTGA